In the genome of Desulfotomaculum sp., the window TGCGCTTTGGCGATATTGTTGATTAGCTCCATAACGACGACCGTCTTGCCGACGCCGGCGCCGCCGAACAAACCAATTTTACCACCCTTCAGGAACGGCACTAACAGGTCGACAACCTTCAAACCTGTTTCCAACTGTTCCGCCCTGGTTACCTGGTCGGCAACTGTCGGAGCGGGACGGTGAATCGGGTAATAAACATCGCTTTTAATTTCACCTTTACCATCGATTGGTTGGCCAAGTACGTCAACCAGGCGGCCTAAAACAGGACGGCCTGCCGGCACGGTAATAGGTTTGCCGGTGTCGATAACTTTCATACCCCGGACCAAGCCATCGGTACTTGTCATGGCCACTGTCCGGACACAGTTGTTGCCAAGGTGCTGAGCTACTTCGAGGATTAGTTCTCCCTGCTCCCGCTCTACTTTAAGAGCGTTATAAATTGTTGGCACCTGGCCGGGAGGAAAACGTATATCTACAACTACGCCAATAACCTGTGCTATTTCACCAACGTTCATGTCCTTTTGGTCTCTCCCCTTTCCTCGTGGTTTTATTCAAGGGCAGCCGCCCCACCGACAATCTCGGTTATTTCCTTGGTTATTGCGGTTTGACGTGCCCGGTTCATGGCTAATGTAAGCCTGTCAATCACTTCTCCGGCATTCTTGGTTGCCGCATCCATAGCTGTCATGCGGGCGCTCTGCTCACCGGCCTTGGACTCCAGTAAGCCGTAATAAACAGTGTTTTCCACATAAAGCGGCAGCAGATCCGCCAGCACTCCTTCGGCTGAGGGCTCAAAAATATAGTCAACAATGCCTGTTGAAACTTCTTCAGGGGGTTCAACAGGCAAAAGTCTGATCACAACGGGACGTTGAACCAGGACGTTGATAAATTCACTAAATACCATATAAACAACGTCAAACTCGCCGGAAATATATTTTTCCATCACGAATCTGGCAATTTCCTGCGCCTGGGTAAATCTGATGGTTTCCCCCAAGCCTAGATACTGCCCGGCGATGTTATAACCCCGGCGCCGGAAAAAGTCCCGTCCTTTGCGTCCCACAGTGATCA includes:
- a CDS encoding F0F1 ATP synthase subunit gamma (produces ATP from ADP in the presence of a proton gradient across the membrane; the gamma chain is a regulatory subunit), giving the protein MPSTRDLRRRIKSITSTQKITKAMKAVSAAKMRKAQDQVIAARPYSRRMKEVLGRISTYAKGVKLPLLEEREPKNVAFILITADRGLCGGFNGNLIRKTAEQVRSYPNVNLITVGRKGRDFFRRRGYNIAGQYLGLGETIRFTQAQEIARFVMEKYISGEFDVVYMVFSEFINVLVQRPVVIRLLPVEPPEEVSTGIVDYIFEPSAEGVLADLLPLYVENTVYYGLLESKAGEQSARMTAMDAATKNAGEVIDRLTLAMNRARQTAITKEITEIVGGAAALE